One region of Natronolimnobius baerhuensis genomic DNA includes:
- a CDS encoding beta-galactosidase: protein MHTGVCYFPEHWPRERWADDIERMAEAGIEYVRMAEFAWNRMEPEPGEYDFEWLEAAVDLIGEHDMQAVLCTPTATPPKWLLDEYPEIRQEEPDGTPLEFGSRRHYCFNSAVYWRESRRIIENLADHFAGHEHVAGWQTDNEYGCHETVRCYCDDCASAFRTWLREYYDSIDDLNEAWGNAFWSQEYRSFSEVDLPGPTAANHHPSRLLDYNRFASDSVVEYNRLHVDLLREADDDWFVTHNFMGDFDPLDAFDVSEDLDFAAWDSYPTLHTQDAPDTPAPEEMGDDLQRAGDPDVTGMNHALYRGASDGPFWVMENQAGDIRAFPYSAEPDDGMIRLWTHQAAAHGADVVSYFRWRRCQFGQEQYWGALNNYDGAPDRGLEEATDTAAEFESLPDLDAPSGDVAILVDYDSLWATHAEAHSPDFDYWAHLRAYYRALRRRGVTVDLVSTSADLEAYAALVAPSLHLVDDDLADRLTAYVQDGGELLLTIRSAMKDEHDHLRDELAPGPLAEALGAHVAQHESLSPGVETQVSYDGESYAYQTWAEWLEPDDGTVIGRLESGPGTEEPAIVRNAVGDGHVEYVGVWPEADLADAISVGLLERADVPVSERLPGRVRLTERDGYTWVTNFGTDAVTVDAGSGTLVLGDETVSGRDLAVVDAPAHELEIDLET from the coding sequence ATGCACACTGGCGTCTGTTACTTTCCTGAACACTGGCCGCGTGAGCGCTGGGCGGACGATATCGAGCGAATGGCTGAGGCGGGTATCGAGTACGTCCGTATGGCCGAGTTCGCCTGGAATCGGATGGAACCCGAGCCCGGCGAGTACGACTTCGAGTGGCTCGAGGCGGCTGTCGACCTGATCGGCGAGCACGACATGCAGGCGGTGTTGTGTACGCCGACGGCGACGCCGCCGAAGTGGCTGCTCGATGAGTATCCCGAGATCCGACAGGAAGAGCCGGATGGAACGCCACTCGAGTTCGGCAGTCGGAGACACTACTGTTTCAACTCGGCCGTCTACTGGCGTGAGAGTCGCCGTATCATTGAGAACCTGGCCGATCACTTTGCGGGCCACGAGCACGTCGCTGGCTGGCAGACTGACAACGAGTACGGCTGTCACGAGACCGTTCGCTGTTACTGCGATGACTGCGCGTCGGCATTCCGAACGTGGCTTCGCGAGTACTACGACTCAATCGACGACCTCAACGAGGCGTGGGGCAATGCCTTCTGGAGCCAGGAGTACCGGAGCTTTTCCGAGGTCGATCTCCCAGGGCCGACGGCGGCGAATCACCACCCCTCGAGACTGCTCGATTACAATCGCTTCGCCAGCGACAGCGTCGTGGAGTACAACCGGCTGCACGTCGATCTCCTCCGCGAGGCCGACGATGATTGGTTCGTCACGCACAACTTCATGGGTGATTTCGACCCGCTCGATGCCTTCGACGTGAGCGAAGATCTCGATTTTGCCGCGTGGGACTCCTACCCGACGCTGCATACGCAGGATGCTCCCGATACGCCCGCGCCCGAGGAGATGGGCGACGACCTCCAGCGCGCCGGCGACCCGGACGTGACGGGGATGAACCACGCGCTCTATCGTGGCGCAAGTGACGGCCCGTTCTGGGTTATGGAGAACCAGGCCGGCGACATCCGGGCATTTCCCTACTCGGCGGAACCCGACGACGGGATGATTCGCCTCTGGACGCATCAGGCCGCCGCCCACGGAGCCGACGTGGTCTCGTACTTCCGCTGGCGGCGCTGCCAGTTCGGCCAGGAACAGTACTGGGGCGCGTTGAACAACTACGACGGCGCACCAGACCGCGGCCTCGAGGAAGCCACGGATACCGCCGCGGAGTTTGAGTCTCTCCCTGATCTCGACGCTCCAAGCGGCGACGTTGCGATACTCGTCGACTACGACAGTCTCTGGGCGACTCACGCCGAGGCCCACTCGCCCGACTTCGACTACTGGGCGCATCTGCGTGCGTACTATCGCGCACTCCGGCGACGCGGCGTGACCGTCGATCTCGTGTCGACGAGCGCCGACCTCGAGGCGTACGCTGCCCTCGTCGCGCCGTCGCTCCATCTCGTCGACGACGATCTTGCGGATCGACTGACGGCGTACGTCCAGGACGGCGGCGAACTCCTGTTGACGATCCGCTCGGCGATGAAAGACGAACACGACCATCTGCGCGACGAACTCGCGCCAGGGCCGCTCGCGGAGGCCCTCGGCGCACACGTCGCACAACACGAGAGCCTCTCGCCGGGCGTCGAGACGCAGGTGAGCTACGACGGCGAGTCCTACGCGTATCAGACGTGGGCCGAGTGGCTCGAGCCAGACGACGGGACAGTCATCGGTCGCCTCGAGTCAGGGCCCGGAACAGAAGAACCCGCCATCGTCCGCAACGCTGTGGGCGACGGCCACGTCGAATACGTTGGCGTCTGGCCGGAGGCGGACCTCGCGGACGCGATTTCGGTGGGTCTGCTCGAGCGCGCGGATGTCCCAGTCAGCGAACGCCTGCCCGGGCGCGTCCGCCTGACCGAACGCGACGGCTACACGTGGGTCACGAACTTCGGAACGGACGCCGTAACGGTCGACGC
- a CDS encoding NAD(P)/FAD-dependent oxidoreductase, protein MPDVAIVGGGPAGLSAALFTAKNGLETAVFDTDETWMHKAHLFNYPGIRSISGSEYMELTRGQVRDRGAEIHTGEAVTGIDRIADGFRIKTADATYKVSYAILATGADRSFAEDLGCKLDDRDTVDVDLDMATSVDNLYATGAMVRAEEWQAVIAAGDGAAAALSILSTELGEHYHDFDTPGDVPSFRSE, encoded by the coding sequence ATGCCCGATGTTGCGATTGTCGGCGGTGGCCCTGCCGGGTTGAGTGCCGCACTGTTTACGGCGAAAAACGGCCTCGAGACGGCCGTCTTCGACACTGACGAGACGTGGATGCACAAGGCACATCTGTTCAACTATCCGGGGATTCGAAGCATCAGCGGCAGCGAGTACATGGAGTTGACGCGCGGGCAGGTCCGTGATCGCGGCGCAGAGATACATACTGGCGAGGCGGTAACTGGTATCGACAGGATCGCCGACGGTTTTCGGATCAAAACGGCTGATGCGACGTACAAGGTTTCGTACGCGATACTCGCGACTGGCGCGGACCGCTCGTTTGCCGAGGATCTCGGCTGTAAACTCGACGACAGAGACACGGTCGATGTCGATCTGGATATGGCAACGAGCGTCGACAACCTGTATGCGACCGGTGCCATGGTCCGCGCGGAGGAGTGGCAGGCCGTCATCGCTGCGGGGGATGGAGCCGCAGCCGCGCTCTCGATTCTCAGTACCGAACTGGGCGAGCACTACCACGACTTCGATACGCCCGGCGACGTGCCGTCGTTTCGTTCCGAGTAG
- a CDS encoding DJ-1/PfpI family protein has product MSRAQILLIAGDFVEDYEVMVPFQALQMVGHEVHAVCPEKAAGDTCPTAVHDFEGDQTYTEKPGHNFELNHDFEDVDPADYDALVVPGGRAPEYLRTYDDVLEIVQHFFEADKPVAALCHGLQILAAADVLEGRTCTAYPALEADVIAAGGEWEDDVTCDGNLVTAQAWPDHPEWLAEFLDCLGTDVEHAEPAAADD; this is encoded by the coding sequence ATGTCACGCGCCCAAATACTGCTCATCGCCGGCGATTTTGTCGAAGACTACGAGGTAATGGTTCCGTTCCAGGCGCTCCAGATGGTCGGCCACGAGGTCCATGCCGTCTGTCCGGAGAAAGCGGCGGGCGACACCTGTCCGACGGCCGTCCACGACTTCGAGGGCGACCAGACCTACACCGAGAAGCCGGGCCACAATTTCGAACTGAACCACGATTTCGAGGACGTCGATCCTGCGGACTACGACGCCCTCGTCGTCCCCGGCGGCCGCGCGCCCGAGTATCTCCGGACCTACGACGACGTGCTCGAGATCGTCCAGCACTTCTTCGAGGCGGACAAACCCGTCGCGGCGCTGTGTCACGGCCTCCAAATTCTCGCTGCAGCGGACGTCCTCGAGGGACGGACCTGCACCGCGTATCCCGCACTCGAGGCCGACGTGATCGCGGCAGGCGGAGAGTGGGAAGACGACGTCACCTGCGACGGCAACCTCGTGACCGCCCAGGCGTGGCCGGATCATCCCGAGTGGCTCGCCGAGTTCCTCGACTGTCTCGGGACGGACGTCGAGCACGCCGAGCCGGCGGCTGCGGACGACTGA
- the dnaJ gene encoding molecular chaperone DnaJ has protein sequence MSEDFYDVLGVGQDASADEIKSAYREKATEYHPDVSDDPDAEEKFKKIQKAKQVLTDEEKRSAYDRMGHDRYEQAEKHGYDAGGGAGGMGGDPFGGMGGGGMGGGLGDIFEQMFTGGGGGRGRRQRKGQDLRTELEIDLEEAFNGAEKQFTLERPETCESCDGEGHPPDADAQTCPECQGQGQKRQVQQTPLGRVQQTTTCRRCEGEGTLYSETCSECRGDGYVRTEATLTIEVPAGIQDGQTLRMEREGAPSPDGGPHGDLLIDITIREHEEFEREGDDLRYRLPLSFPQATFGDTVEVPTLDGAVEFEVPTGTQSGETFRLGGKGMPRLRRRGQGDLYVQIQIVTPEKLNEEQREALEAFAEAGGDEIEIKEGFFEKIKRAF, from the coding sequence ATGAGCGAGGACTTTTACGACGTACTCGGTGTGGGCCAGGACGCCTCCGCCGACGAGATCAAATCGGCCTACCGGGAGAAGGCAACGGAGTATCACCCGGACGTCAGCGACGATCCCGACGCGGAGGAGAAGTTCAAGAAAATCCAGAAGGCAAAGCAGGTTCTGACTGACGAGGAAAAGCGAAGCGCCTACGACCGGATGGGCCACGACCGCTACGAGCAGGCCGAAAAGCACGGCTACGACGCCGGTGGCGGTGCCGGTGGCATGGGTGGCGACCCGTTCGGCGGCATGGGCGGTGGCGGCATGGGCGGCGGCCTCGGTGACATTTTCGAGCAGATGTTCACCGGTGGCGGTGGCGGCCGCGGTCGTCGCCAACGCAAAGGCCAGGATCTGCGCACCGAACTCGAGATCGATCTCGAGGAGGCGTTCAACGGCGCGGAAAAGCAGTTTACCCTCGAGCGTCCGGAGACCTGTGAGTCGTGTGACGGTGAGGGACACCCGCCGGATGCGGATGCCCAGACGTGTCCGGAGTGTCAGGGCCAGGGTCAGAAACGCCAGGTCCAGCAGACGCCGCTCGGTCGCGTTCAGCAGACGACGACGTGCCGGCGCTGTGAGGGTGAGGGAACGCTGTATTCCGAGACCTGCAGCGAGTGTCGCGGTGATGGATACGTTCGCACGGAGGCGACGCTGACGATTGAGGTGCCAGCAGGGATTCAGGATGGCCAGACGCTGCGGATGGAACGCGAGGGTGCGCCGAGTCCGGACGGCGGCCCGCACGGTGATCTGCTGATTGATATTACGATCCGCGAGCACGAGGAGTTCGAGCGGGAGGGCGACGATCTCCGGTACCGACTTCCACTCTCGTTCCCACAGGCGACCTTCGGCGATACGGTCGAGGTGCCGACGCTCGACGGTGCAGTCGAGTTCGAGGTGCCGACTGGGACCCAGAGCGGCGAGACGTTCCGCCTCGGTGGCAAGGGGATGCCTCGACTCCGCCGACGCGGGCAGGGTGACCTCTACGTCCAGATTCAGATCGTGACGCCCGAGAAACTCAACGAGGAACAGCGTGAGGCCCTCGAGGCGTTCGCCGAGGCTGGCGGTGACGAAATCGAGATCAAGGAAGGCTTCTTCGAGAAGATCAAGCGGGCGTTCTGA
- the dnaK gene encoding molecular chaperone DnaK, with product MASNKILGIDLGTTNSAFAVMEGGDPEIIVNAEGDRTTPSIVAFNDDERLVGKPAKNQAVQNPERTIQSIKRHIGEDDYTVDIDGEEYTPEEISAMILQKIKRDAEEYLGDDVEKAVITVPAYFSDRQRQATKDAGEIAGFEVERIVNEPTAASMAYGLDDESDQTVLVYDLGGGTFDVSLLDLGGGVYEVVATNGDNDLGGDDWDEAIIDWLAEEFEAEHGMDLREDRQALQRLKDAAEEAKIELSSRKETEINLPFITATDDGPIHLEESLTRAKFESLTSDLIDRTVEPTEQALEDAGYEKSDIDEVLLVGGSTRMPQVADKVEELTGQEPQKNVNPDEAVALGAAIQGGVLGGEVDDIVLLDVTPLSLGIEVKGGLFERLIEKNTTIPTEESKIFTTAADNQTTVQVRVFQGEREIAAENEMLGEFHLTGIPPAPAGTPQIEVTFSIDENGIVNVSAEDKGSGESEEITIEGGAGLSDAEIDRLQEEAEKHAEEDEQKRQRIEARNAAEATIQRAESLLEENDEQVDDDLRGEIEAAIEDLEAVIDDNEADADDIEAATEDLSTELQEIGKQIHQEAGAGAAGAGAAGAGAAGAGPGGMGDMGGMGGGPNPGPGAAGGDDSEEFVDADFEDVDENDED from the coding sequence ATGGCGAGTAACAAGATTCTCGGTATCGACCTCGGGACGACGAACAGCGCGTTCGCGGTGATGGAAGGGGGCGATCCGGAAATCATCGTCAACGCCGAAGGTGACCGAACGACGCCCTCGATTGTCGCGTTCAACGACGACGAGCGCCTCGTTGGTAAACCGGCGAAGAACCAGGCCGTCCAGAACCCAGAGCGCACGATTCAGTCGATCAAACGCCACATTGGCGAAGACGACTATACCGTCGACATCGACGGCGAGGAGTACACGCCCGAAGAGATTTCGGCGATGATCCTCCAGAAGATCAAACGCGACGCTGAGGAGTATCTCGGCGACGACGTCGAGAAGGCCGTTATCACGGTCCCAGCGTACTTCTCGGACCGTCAGCGCCAGGCGACCAAAGACGCCGGTGAGATCGCTGGCTTCGAGGTCGAGCGTATCGTCAACGAGCCAACGGCCGCGTCGATGGCGTACGGCCTCGACGACGAATCCGACCAGACCGTGCTCGTCTACGACCTCGGTGGCGGAACGTTCGATGTTTCGCTTCTCGACCTCGGCGGCGGCGTCTACGAAGTCGTCGCGACCAACGGTGACAACGACCTCGGTGGCGACGACTGGGACGAGGCCATCATCGACTGGCTCGCCGAGGAGTTCGAAGCGGAACACGGCATGGACCTCCGCGAGGACCGTCAGGCCCTCCAGCGGCTCAAAGACGCCGCCGAAGAGGCCAAGATCGAACTCAGTAGTCGAAAAGAGACCGAAATCAACCTGCCGTTCATCACGGCGACCGACGACGGTCCAATCCACCTCGAGGAGAGCCTCACTCGCGCGAAGTTCGAGTCGCTGACGTCGGACCTTATCGACCGTACCGTCGAACCGACCGAGCAGGCACTCGAGGACGCGGGCTACGAGAAATCCGACATCGACGAAGTGCTGCTGGTCGGTGGCTCGACGCGGATGCCACAGGTCGCAGACAAGGTCGAGGAACTGACCGGCCAAGAGCCACAGAAGAACGTCAACCCGGACGAAGCCGTTGCACTCGGCGCGGCGATTCAGGGTGGTGTCCTCGGCGGCGAAGTCGACGACATCGTCCTGCTCGACGTGACGCCACTCAGCCTCGGTATCGAGGTCAAAGGCGGCCTCTTCGAGCGACTCATTGAGAAGAACACGACGATTCCGACCGAGGAATCAAAGATCTTCACCACGGCAGCGGACAACCAGACCACGGTGCAGGTCCGTGTCTTCCAGGGTGAGCGCGAAATCGCCGCCGAAAACGAGATGCTCGGCGAGTTCCATCTGACGGGTATTCCGCCAGCGCCGGCGGGTACGCCACAGATCGAAGTCACGTTCTCGATTGACGAAAACGGTATCGTCAACGTCTCTGCGGAGGACAAAGGCTCCGGCGAGAGCGAGGAGATCACCATCGAGGGCGGTGCCGGTCTCTCCGACGCCGAGATCGACCGTCTGCAGGAAGAAGCGGAGAAACACGCCGAAGAAGACGAGCAGAAACGCCAGCGCATCGAGGCTCGCAACGCCGCCGAAGCCACGATCCAGCGCGCTGAATCCCTGCTCGAGGAGAACGACGAACAGGTCGACGACGATCTGCGCGGTGAGATCGAGGCCGCAATCGAAGACCTCGAGGCCGTTATCGACGATAACGAGGCCGACGCTGACGACATCGAGGCTGCGACCGAAGACCTGAGCACGGAACTGCAGGAAATCGGCAAGCAGATCCACCAGGAAGCAGGCGCTGGCGCAGCAGGTGCGGGCGCTGCCGGTGCTGGTGCGGCCGGCGCAGGTCCCGGTGGCATGGGCGACATGGGTGGCATGGGCGGTGGCCCGAACCCAGGCCCAGGCGCAGCAGGCGGTGACGACAGCGAGGAGTTCGTCGACGCTGACTTCGAAGACGTTGACGAAAACGACGAAGACTGA
- the grpE gene encoding nucleotide exchange factor GrpE, giving the protein MSEDEGTDSSAQGVPSADEPERNGNGNGNADTDNNATPADAPTDSETESDAPRASDEDETTESTASPDVETSADVQQVLDQLTEYDDDLARKVNSIVDQTRELSGTISHQREELEDLTERVESQAETIGDLQDELEAREQVIDERDEQLEEYQEQVKDLKSRLKRKQADFQNYKKRAKKRQDQIKDRATEDLVTRLVDVRDNLKRALEDESSDVESLREGLEMTMREFDRVLEDENVSEIDPEPGTETDPQRHEVMMNVDSDQPEGTIADVYTPGYEMGDKVIQNAQVTVSNGEFADESADDDDADADSEAETETDGDTNEQDSGGDSEPADEESDAAGSEDTETAAADSSDDETVDDTAADAAQSAAETDAAESATDDADGESEADDAIELGGDVSDEA; this is encoded by the coding sequence ATGAGTGAAGACGAGGGCACGGACTCGTCCGCCCAGGGTGTCCCGTCCGCAGACGAGCCAGAGCGCAACGGAAACGGCAACGGCAACGCCGACACCGACAACAACGCGACACCTGCGGACGCCCCGACCGACTCGGAAACAGAATCGGACGCGCCTCGAGCGAGCGACGAGGACGAGACAACGGAGTCGACTGCCAGCCCAGACGTCGAAACCAGCGCAGACGTCCAGCAGGTACTCGACCAGCTCACCGAGTACGACGACGACCTCGCACGCAAGGTCAACTCAATCGTCGACCAGACCCGAGAGCTGTCGGGAACCATTTCCCACCAGCGCGAGGAACTCGAGGACCTGACAGAGCGCGTTGAATCCCAAGCAGAGACCATCGGCGACCTACAGGACGAACTCGAGGCCCGCGAGCAGGTGATTGACGAACGCGACGAGCAACTCGAGGAGTACCAAGAGCAGGTAAAGGACCTCAAGAGCCGTCTCAAGCGCAAGCAAGCAGATTTCCAGAACTATAAAAAGCGCGCGAAAAAGCGCCAGGATCAGATCAAAGACCGCGCAACCGAGGATCTGGTCACGCGACTCGTCGACGTTCGGGACAACCTCAAACGCGCACTCGAGGACGAAAGCAGCGACGTCGAGAGCCTTCGTGAGGGCCTCGAGATGACCATGCGGGAGTTCGACCGCGTGCTCGAGGACGAGAACGTCTCGGAGATCGATCCCGAGCCGGGAACCGAGACGGACCCGCAGCGCCACGAAGTGATGATGAACGTCGACAGCGACCAGCCCGAAGGGACGATTGCGGACGTCTACACCCCTGGCTACGAGATGGGCGATAAAGTAATCCAGAACGCGCAGGTCACGGTTTCGAACGGTGAATTCGCGGATGAGTCGGCTGACGATGACGATGCTGATGCCGACTCCGAAGCGGAGACGGAGACCGACGGCGACACTAACGAGCAGGACTCTGGAGGCGACAGCGAGCCAGCAGACGAGGAGTCAGACGCTGCGGGGAGTGAGGACACGGAGACAGCAGCTGCTGACTCGAGCGATGACGAAACGGTGGATGATACTGCAGCGGATGCGGCGCAGTCGGCTGCTGAGACCGATGCGGCGGAATCGGCGACTGACGACGCCGATGGCGAGAGTGAGGCAGACGACGCGATTGAACTCGGCGGCGATGTCTCTGACGAGGCCTGA
- a CDS encoding DEAD/DEAH box helicase family protein: protein MTPASDSPPAIECRFEDGTIYIDGLEESQVRSLRESAPQLELQPDPRSDGWRVPAFRYAALRAATAELAVDDSVLECDSLPDRHSAYELREYQREALDAWLETDRWVDIAVPEDAAVNRAPAGVLELPTGSGKTVIALKAIERLGVPTLVVVPTIDLLEQWIDELETEFDIPIGRFGGGEQRLEPITVSTYDSAYLKADSVGDRFGCVVFDEVHHLGGEGYREIARLLAAPARLGLTATFERPDDAHEVIEEIVGPLVYRVDVDDLAGEHLAPYDVKRLEVALTPEERDEYERAQETFTDYLATSNIRMQSGSDYQELVKRSGSDPRAREALLARQRAREIARGSAAKIDALEGVLEDHRGERTLVFTASNDLAYDVSERFLIPTITHQTGAAERREILERFREGTYSRIATSNVLDEGVDVPDAAIAVVLSGSGSEREFTQRLGRILRPKSDGSRALLYEVVTADTSEERVAERRR, encoded by the coding sequence GTGACACCCGCTTCGGACTCGCCGCCGGCTATCGAGTGTCGGTTCGAAGACGGCACAATCTACATCGACGGACTCGAGGAGTCACAGGTCCGGTCCCTGCGTGAATCCGCCCCACAACTCGAGTTGCAGCCGGATCCCCGAAGCGATGGCTGGCGCGTGCCGGCGTTTCGATACGCCGCCCTTCGAGCAGCGACTGCCGAACTGGCCGTCGACGACTCCGTTCTCGAGTGCGACTCACTTCCCGACCGCCACTCGGCGTACGAACTCCGGGAATACCAACGCGAAGCGCTGGACGCGTGGCTCGAGACGGATCGCTGGGTCGACATCGCCGTCCCGGAAGACGCCGCCGTCAACCGCGCACCCGCGGGCGTTCTCGAACTCCCGACCGGCAGCGGCAAGACCGTCATCGCGCTGAAAGCCATCGAACGCCTCGGCGTGCCGACGCTCGTTGTCGTCCCGACAATCGACCTCCTCGAGCAGTGGATCGACGAACTCGAGACCGAATTTGACATCCCTATCGGCCGCTTCGGCGGCGGCGAACAGCGCCTCGAGCCGATCACGGTTTCAACCTATGACTCGGCGTACCTCAAAGCCGATTCCGTGGGCGACCGGTTCGGCTGCGTCGTCTTCGACGAAGTCCATCACCTCGGGGGTGAGGGCTACCGGGAAATCGCTCGCCTGCTCGCCGCGCCCGCACGACTCGGCCTCACCGCGACGTTCGAGCGCCCCGACGACGCACACGAGGTAATCGAGGAGATCGTCGGCCCGCTGGTCTACCGCGTCGACGTCGACGATCTCGCCGGCGAGCATCTCGCACCCTACGACGTGAAACGACTCGAGGTAGCCCTCACGCCCGAGGAGCGCGACGAATACGAGCGCGCACAGGAGACGTTCACGGACTATCTCGCAACCTCGAACATCCGAATGCAGAGCGGCTCGGACTATCAGGAACTCGTCAAACGCTCTGGGTCGGACCCGAGAGCGCGCGAGGCCCTCCTTGCCCGCCAGCGCGCACGTGAGATTGCCCGCGGTAGCGCGGCAAAAATCGACGCACTCGAGGGTGTTCTCGAGGACCACCGCGGCGAGCGCACACTCGTCTTTACGGCGTCCAACGACCTCGCGTACGACGTGAGCGAGCGGTTTTTGATCCCGACGATCACCCATCAAACGGGTGCCGCGGAGCGACGCGAGATCCTCGAGCGCTTTCGCGAGGGTACGTACAGCCGAATCGCGACTTCGAACGTGCTGGATGAAGGTGTCGACGTGCCCGACGCCGCCATCGCTGTCGTTCTCTCCGGCAGCGGCAGCGAGCGGGAGTTTACCCAGCGACTGGGGCGGATACTCCGACCGAAGAGTGACGGCAGCCGGGCGCTGCTGTACGAGGTCGTGACGGCGGACACGTCGGAAGAACGCGTCGCTGAACGTCGCCGGTAA